Below is a window of Candidatus Tumulicola sp. DNA.
CGCCGCCGCTCATTAGGCTAACTTCATTGCGTCGGCAGCTTCCCGTCGCAGGCCAGGGCCGCGCGCACTGATCTCCACACCGTTCGAGTTTCCCGAACCCGACACTGTGGTTGCGGTACTCGAAGCCCGATCATGCCGCGCGCAACCAGCAGAGGCTTGGCCCGTTGGCGGTCTTGTACGTAGTTAGCCCAACGGCAGCGTCGCCTCGGCAATGGTGGGTAATAGCACTAAAGGTGACGGTTCAATGTTATTGCGGGTCTCAAACGGAACATGAGCGGCGTGCAGGTGTATTTGATTGACGGGACCTATGAATTGTTCCGGCATTTTTTCGCACTACCGTCTGCGGCAGACGCGAATGGACGAGAGGTGGGCGCCGTGCGCGGTGTCCTGGCTTCGGTTTTATCCATGCTCGAGCGCGGCGCCACGCATGTCGGTGTCGCAACCGATCACGTAGTAGAGTCCTTTAGGAACGACCTATATAGCGGATACAAAACCGGTGAAGGTGTGCCTCCTGAACTGCTCTCGCAGTTCCCTATGTTAGAAGAAGCGCTAGAGGCGATGGGAGTCATGGTCTGGCCGATGGTTTACTACGAAGCCGATGATGCTCTGGCTTCCGCGGCGGTCAAGGCCTCGCGAGATGCTCGTGTAAGCCGCGTGTTCATTTGTACACCTGACAAAGATCTAAGTCAGTGCGTTGTGGGCACGCGGGTCGTTCAGCTGGACCGTAGACGCGACATCCTGCGCGACGAGGACGGCGTGGTGGCCAAGTTCGGGGTGATGCCGAAATCGATTCCGGACCCAAGGACGGAGTTGGCAACATCACGGGGATCACGGACACCGTTAGCACGGGATTCAACCGGACGTTTGTTTATGATGACCTAAATCGGCTGGTCACGGCCAATTCGGGGGCTTCTCTGTGGAATTCCGGCTCCTACACCTATGATTCCATGGGCAACATGAAGACCTTAGGATTGGGCAGCTCTCGGACGGCGTCATTCAGCTACTCAGGCACGCTTCCAAAACTCACCTCTGTAACGGAAAACGGCACGCCGCGCTCGGTGAGCTACGATGCGGTCGGCAACGAGACAGGCGTCGGCACGGCAACGTACGGCTACGGCACGCGCAACTTGCTCGAGTCCGGCGACGCGCTCACCTATACATACGATGGCTGGGGGCGGCGTCTCGTAACCTCTGGCAGTTCGGGCACCCGCTACTCGTTTTTTAGCCCGGGCATGGCGCTGCTCTCGGAATCGGCGCTGACGATGTCCGGAAGACCTGCCGTCGCTTATAAATACATTTGGTTCGCGGGCAAGCTCATTGCACAGGTGGACGGCTCGGGCACACACTGGACCTTCTCCGATCCCTTAGGAACGCCGGAGATTCAAACCAATAGCAGCGGCACAATAACCTACCAGGCCGAGTACGAGCCGTACGGAAAAGTTTTTGCGCTGCGCTCTGGTGACGTGCACCAGCCGCTACGACTGCCGGGCCAGGTGGCGGAACAATTCGATACAGGAGCGAACGGTGCAACGGAGCGCAGCTACAACAATTTTCGTTGGTACCGGCCGGGTTGGGGTAGGTACTCGCAGGCAGATCCGCTTGGACTCTTCGCCGGTTACAACACCTATAGTTACGCGGCCAATCAACCCGTAAACAATCGAGATTCATCTGGTTTGTACTGGAGGTACGTCGACCCGAAACTTTGGCGTACCCTATTCGATCCGAATCAAGGTATGCTGGCTCAAAGCGCGATCTTTAGATGCTTATGGGGAAAGGTAGCCAGCGATCCTCGGCCGTACACGATACAGTTATCCAAAGAAACAAAAGGAAACCCGGGGCTATTCACACCGAGCGGGGATGCCCCGGACCTTGGCAATCCCACGGGCAGCATAACAGGCGGCGCGATAAGGTTAGATCCCGGCCCAGCTCAAACGCCGTACAACCGATATTCGATCGAGGACACCATTGCTCACGAGGTCACTCATGCGACGGACTCTCTTGATGACTCGCGATACTGGGCAGATGTGATCGCGTTAGTTTACTTCAAATCACCGACTGGTGTGGGCCGTATCCTAGCTGACCAAGAAGAAGTAAACGGATATTGGGGTGAAGGCCGGGTTGACTCACAATTGAAAGGTGTGTCTTGGGGCGGTCCGTGGATGAACCAGGATTGGAAGGACTTCAGCAAGCATTACAAGCCGACTGCTTCCGCAGTGAGCGAAAGAGCGTGTATATGCACAGGACTA
It encodes the following:
- a CDS encoding RHS repeat-associated core domain-containing protein, translating into MKTLGLGSSRTASFSYSGTLPKLTSVTENGTPRSVSYDAVGNETGVGTATYGYGTRNLLESGDALTYTYDGWGRRLVTSGSSGTRYSFFSPGMALLSESALTMSGRPAVAYKYIWFAGKLIAQVDGSGTHWTFSDPLGTPEIQTNSSGTITYQAEYEPYGKVFALRSGDVHQPLRLPGQVAEQFDTGANGATERSYNNFRWYRPGWGRYSQADPLGLFAGYNTYSYAANQPVNNRDSSGLYWRYVDPKLWRTLFDPNQGMLAQSAIFRCLWGKVASDPRPYTIQLSKETKGNPGLFTPSGDAPDLGNPTGSITGGAIRLDPGPAQTPYNRYSIEDTIAHEVTHATDSLDDSRYWADVIALVYFKSPTGVGRILADQEEVNGYWGEGRVDSQLKGVSWGGPWMNQDWKDFSKHYKPTASAVSERACICTGL